A genome region from Flavobacterium sp. includes the following:
- a CDS encoding AraC family transcriptional regulator: MNLYSEHYVTQKTERFINKIWCLDNSIGESLIENKLVLPNGCFNLSIVTGNAIEVNTSKNKYEMSEGIYFCSQMTNKVLVNIQPKTKVIIIQLHAWTLSMFPKYDLSDFSDSIIKINSEELPFQIEIDSEIETLLNTINVYFEELSDLHSEKNLIEKICEIIKNYQEEVSVSEISKDLKFSQRLLQIKFKTATGLTIKKYIQILKFRKSVDLMINSDLEKLKLTDVALYNKYFDQSHFIKKFKDVTKTTPKMFNPDSYFLSKKR, encoded by the coding sequence ATGAACCTCTATTCAGAACATTATGTAACTCAAAAAACGGAAAGGTTCATCAATAAAATTTGGTGTTTGGATAACAGCATCGGCGAAAGCCTGATTGAAAACAAACTCGTTTTACCAAACGGCTGTTTTAATCTGTCCATTGTTACCGGAAATGCAATTGAAGTTAATACGAGTAAAAACAAATACGAAATGAGCGAAGGCATCTACTTTTGTTCGCAAATGACCAATAAGGTTTTGGTTAATATTCAGCCGAAAACTAAAGTTATTATAATTCAGCTTCATGCCTGGACGCTTTCTATGTTTCCAAAATATGATTTGAGTGATTTTTCAGATTCCATAATTAAAATTAATTCAGAAGAACTGCCTTTTCAAATTGAAATTGATTCTGAAATTGAGACTTTATTAAATACAATTAATGTTTATTTTGAAGAATTGTCGGATTTACATTCAGAGAAAAATCTAATTGAAAAAATCTGTGAAATCATTAAAAATTATCAAGAAGAAGTTTCGGTTTCTGAGATCAGTAAAGATTTGAAGTTTTCCCAGCGATTATTACAGATTAAATTTAAAACCGCAACCGGACTTACAATAAAAAAATACATTCAGATTTTGAAATTCAGAAAATCGGTCGATCTCATGATTAATTCTGATTTAGAGAAATTGAAGTTAACCGATGTTGCGCTTTACAATAAATATTTTGATCAGTCGCATTTTATCAAAAAGTTTAAAGATGTAACCAAAACTACACCTAAAATGTTTAATCCTGATTCGTATTTTCTTTCTAAAAAAAGATAA
- a CDS encoding helicase HerA-like domain-containing protein has product MNKKDNFIQDINTGYSAKGDSIVLGGAILDGEAISEAHVKIPLKTLNRHGLIAGATGTGKTKTIQVFSEQLSNAGIPVLMMDIKGDFSGIAKEGKEEGFITERHAKINLPYNVSSFPVELMSLSKQNGVRLRATVSEFGPVLFSRILDLNDTQAGVVAVIFKYSDDKQMPLLDLKDIKKVINYITEEGKDEIAASYGKISTATTGTILRKIIELEQQGGDLFFGELSFETDDLMRIDENGKGYVNIIRLTDIQDKPKLFSTFMLSLLAEIYQKMPEKGDAEQPELVIFIDEAHLIFNEASKALLEQIETIVKLIRSKGVGVYFVTQNPMDVPSGVLAQLGLKIQHALRAFTANDRQAIKKTADNYPTSQYYKTDELLTSLGIGEALVTALNEKGVPTPLVATMMRAPQSRMDVLSPSEIDEINAKSKLVKKYAEEIDRESAFEILNKKIADATEAAAQQEEQTPSKTSKSEPSTTEVVTKSVLKVVTSATFIRGVFGVLSKFLKK; this is encoded by the coding sequence ATGAATAAAAAAGACAATTTCATTCAGGACATAAACACTGGTTATTCTGCCAAGGGCGACTCTATAGTTCTGGGAGGTGCCATTTTAGATGGAGAAGCTATTTCAGAGGCTCATGTAAAGATTCCATTAAAAACATTAAACCGTCATGGGCTTATTGCGGGAGCTACGGGAACAGGAAAAACGAAAACTATTCAGGTTTTTTCTGAGCAGCTTTCTAATGCCGGAATCCCTGTTTTAATGATGGATATTAAAGGGGATTTTAGCGGTATTGCTAAAGAAGGAAAAGAAGAAGGTTTTATTACAGAACGTCACGCTAAAATAAACCTACCTTATAATGTATCCTCTTTTCCGGTTGAGCTGATGTCGCTTTCTAAACAAAACGGAGTTCGTCTGCGTGCTACAGTATCAGAGTTTGGTCCGGTTTTGTTTTCGCGAATTTTAGATTTGAATGATACACAGGCTGGGGTTGTCGCTGTTATTTTTAAATACAGTGATGATAAGCAAATGCCTTTACTGGATTTAAAAGACATTAAAAAAGTCATTAATTATATTACCGAAGAAGGCAAAGACGAAATCGCTGCCAGCTATGGTAAAATATCTACCGCAACTACCGGAACTATTTTAAGAAAAATTATTGAACTTGAACAACAAGGCGGTGATTTGTTTTTTGGTGAATTATCTTTTGAAACTGATGATTTAATGCGAATTGATGAAAACGGAAAAGGTTACGTAAACATCATCCGCTTGACAGATATTCAGGATAAACCTAAATTATTCTCTACTTTTATGCTGAGTCTTTTAGCGGAGATTTATCAAAAAATGCCTGAAAAAGGCGATGCTGAACAGCCTGAATTGGTAATCTTTATTGACGAAGCGCACTTGATATTTAATGAAGCCAGCAAAGCATTATTAGAACAAATTGAAACGATTGTAAAACTAATTCGTTCAAAAGGTGTTGGGGTTTATTTTGTAACTCAAAACCCAATGGATGTTCCGAGTGGTGTTCTGGCACAATTAGGACTAAAAATTCAGCATGCATTGAGAGCTTTTACAGCAAACGACCGTCAGGCGATAAAAAAAACTGCCGATAATTACCCTACATCTCAATATTATAAAACAGATGAATTGCTTACAAGTTTAGGAATTGGAGAAGCTTTGGTTACGGCTCTAAATGAAAAAGGTGTTCCTACTCCGCTTGTAGCAACTATGATGCGCGCACCTCAGAGTCGAATGGATGTTTTATCCCCTTCTGAAATAGATGAAATTAACGCTAAATCAAAATTGGTTAAAAAATATGCCGAAGAAATCGACCGCGAAAGTGCTTTTGAAATTCTAAATAAAAAAATTGCCGACGCTACTGAAGCTGCAGCACAGCAAGAAGAACAAACTCCCTCCAAAACTTCCAAATCAGAACCAAGTACTACAGAAGTAGTTACAAAATCTGTTTTGAAAGTGGTAACAAGTGCTACCTTTATTAGAGGTGTTTTTGGAGTTTTATCAAAATTCTTAAAAAAGTAA
- a CDS encoding GNAT family protein → MNSEILQSEIILENERVLLIPFESERNIELKEIIFNDEIWKYMGMYVRNDQDFENYIQSTLKQKADGVCYPFLIIDKTTDQVAGSTRYGYLNYASEKCEIGWTWYGKDFQGTGLNKACKYELLKFGFENIQFRRIQFSADLENERSQSAIEKLGALKEGLFRNNYIDSEGNSRDDVYYSIILEEWQNTKRDYFGEFN, encoded by the coding sequence ATGAACAGCGAAATTTTACAATCAGAAATTATATTAGAAAACGAAAGGGTATTATTGATTCCTTTTGAAAGTGAAAGAAACATCGAACTCAAAGAAATTATTTTTAATGACGAAATCTGGAAATACATGGGAATGTACGTTCGCAATGATCAGGATTTCGAAAATTACATTCAAAGTACATTAAAACAAAAAGCCGACGGCGTTTGTTATCCGTTCCTTATTATTGACAAAACCACAGACCAAGTTGCCGGAAGCACACGTTATGGTTATTTGAATTATGCAAGCGAAAAATGCGAAATTGGCTGGACTTGGTACGGAAAAGATTTTCAGGGAACGGGATTAAACAAAGCCTGTAAATATGAATTATTAAAATTTGGTTTTGAAAATATTCAATTTAGAAGAATACAATTCAGCGCTGATCTTGAAAACGAAAGATCGCAAAGTGCTATTGAAAAACTAGGCGCGCTGAAAGAAGGTTTGTTTCGAAATAATTATATCGATTCTGAAGGAAATAGCAGAGATGATGTTTATTATAGTATTATTTTGGAGGAATGGCAGAATACTAAACGTGATTATTTTGGGGAGTTCAACTAG
- a CDS encoding biopolymer transporter ExbD → MAKIKMKKKSTSTDMTAMCDVAFLLLTFFILTATAKVPEALPVDMPSSTVQSKLPDSDLAIISIGKGKDGKSKVFFDIKGREIRKKTLEGMGAKYGVTFSEDDKTKFALMDDFGVPVTGLKQIIAMKSSDRVKADQPGIPIDSLDNQLKDWLLVSRRATIDLDDKELKIAIKGDAKEQYPQIKKIMDILQDQKINSFNLVTGMRGKDF, encoded by the coding sequence ATGGCTAAAATAAAAATGAAAAAGAAGTCAACATCGACAGATATGACTGCCATGTGTGATGTTGCGTTCCTTTTGCTTACGTTCTTTATCTTGACCGCTACTGCTAAGGTGCCTGAGGCGCTTCCTGTAGATATGCCTTCATCTACTGTACAAAGTAAATTACCAGATTCTGATTTGGCAATTATTTCAATAGGTAAAGGAAAAGACGGGAAAAGCAAAGTGTTTTTTGACATTAAAGGAAGAGAGATCCGTAAAAAGACTCTTGAAGGAATGGGAGCAAAATACGGTGTAACTTTTTCAGAAGATGATAAAACGAAATTTGCGTTAATGGATGATTTTGGTGTGCCAGTTACTGGTTTAAAACAAATCATCGCTATGAAATCTTCTGACAGAGTGAAAGCGGATCAACCTGGAATTCCAATTGATTCTTTAGATAATCAACTTAAAGACTGGCTTTTAGTTTCAAGAAGAGCTACGATTGATCTTGATGATAAAGAATTAAAAATTGCAATTAAAGGAGATGCTAAAGAACAATATCCACAAATCAAAAAGATTATGGATATTTTACAAGATCAGAAAATCAATTCCTTTAACTTAGTTACAGGGATGAGAGGAAAAGACTTTTAA
- a CDS encoding substrate-binding domain-containing protein — MLKNSRFLGLVVFVFLFAMCNQKSKNESDKETILKGTLEITVDETVKPIIEDQVAVFEGTYYDAKISITPKSEAEVINDLLNKKAMVVVTTRDLTKEEISRFEKSKIVPRVTPFAKDAIALIANKSNNDTLIALKTVIDFIQGKSNTAIKGLVFDNPNSSTVRYIKELAKVKDLPAQGVFSFKTNDEVIKFVSENDGMIGVVGVNWLSQPSPNMVDIVKQINVLSVKGLNDTKYYSPTQNDLAEVKYPLARDLFIINCQGYAGLGMGFGSFIAGDIGQRIVLKSGLLPVRTPGRQLQIRKEILKDNE; from the coding sequence ATGCTAAAAAATAGTAGGTTTTTAGGTTTGGTTGTTTTTGTTTTTTTGTTTGCCATGTGTAACCAAAAAAGTAAAAATGAATCTGATAAAGAAACTATTCTAAAAGGTACTTTAGAAATTACAGTTGATGAAACTGTAAAACCAATTATAGAAGACCAGGTTGCGGTTTTTGAAGGAACTTACTACGATGCGAAAATTTCAATTACTCCTAAATCTGAAGCTGAGGTTATAAATGATTTGTTGAACAAAAAGGCTATGGTAGTCGTTACTACAAGAGATTTAACCAAAGAAGAAATTAGCAGATTTGAAAAAAGTAAAATTGTTCCCCGAGTAACTCCTTTCGCAAAAGATGCAATTGCATTAATTGCAAATAAAAGCAATAATGATACATTAATTGCGTTGAAAACTGTAATTGATTTTATACAAGGAAAGTCTAATACTGCAATTAAAGGTCTTGTTTTTGATAATCCTAACTCAAGTACAGTTCGATATATAAAGGAACTGGCAAAAGTAAAAGATCTGCCTGCACAAGGTGTGTTTTCTTTTAAAACAAACGACGAGGTGATTAAATTCGTTTCTGAAAATGATGGAATGATTGGTGTTGTTGGCGTAAATTGGTTGTCACAGCCGTCACCAAACATGGTTGATATTGTGAAGCAAATAAATGTTCTAAGTGTGAAAGGACTAAATGATACAAAATATTACAGTCCTACACAAAATGATCTTGCAGAGGTTAAATATCCTTTGGCACGTGATTTGTTTATAATTAACTGTCAGGGGTACGCTGGTTTAGGAATGGGGTTTGGTTCGTTCATAGCTGGAGACATCGGACAGAGAATAGTTTTAAAATCTGGATTACTCCCAGTAAGAACTCCAGGTAGACAACTTCAAATTAGAAAAGAAATTTTAAAAGATAACGAATAA
- a CDS encoding tetratricopeptide repeat protein produces MNKFKIFSLAMVATVSVANAQDIKEAKKAIDAEQFQKAKSLLKSIIKAKPSDGEANFVLGNIYLNQSVVDSAKIYYLNGIEAADKKNLNYIGLGQIDLDNKNTASAQANFALATKDIKRKDVDEFIYIGRAYMNSNNPDYTNAVASLKKALAIDPQNATALLAIGDAYYGANNQNDAYKAYRDAFTADPTLLRAKMQLGVLLKGAKSYDEAIKSFNEVIAINPNYGPVYRELAETYYKWGRNKPSTAKVNLQNAITNYEKYLSLTDYSLDSKMRHADFLILVKDYKSLETVANKMIAEDKVNPRIFRYLGYAAYENGNVDVAIKSLEDYIKVPTNKVIGSDYMYLGLAKIKKGTNAAGAVDQVSFDAGIANIKKAIELEPLVAEELGDYGKELFGKKQWAQAAAIYELSSSNSESKNYLTDNVYYGISLYYANLDKKAASPEVAADLAKADAAFDRVLVASPSYDEAYLYKGRIANLLEKEDQIVKNYETYVANITAKGAEELAKPATVKKIVEAYNSIGASYANTDKAKAVEYFNKTLVLDPTNSYATQSMKALK; encoded by the coding sequence ATGAATAAATTTAAAATTTTTAGTCTTGCTATGGTTGCTACAGTTTCTGTTGCAAACGCTCAAGATATCAAAGAAGCTAAAAAGGCAATTGATGCTGAACAGTTTCAAAAGGCGAAATCATTACTTAAATCAATCATTAAAGCGAAACCTTCTGATGGAGAAGCTAATTTTGTTTTAGGTAATATTTATTTGAATCAAAGTGTTGTTGACTCTGCTAAAATCTATTATTTAAATGGAATAGAAGCTGCTGATAAGAAAAACTTAAACTATATCGGATTAGGTCAAATTGATCTTGATAATAAAAATACAGCTTCTGCACAAGCTAACTTTGCTTTAGCAACAAAAGATATTAAGCGTAAAGATGTAGATGAATTTATCTATATCGGTAGAGCTTATATGAATTCTAATAATCCGGATTATACAAATGCAGTTGCAAGTTTAAAGAAAGCTTTGGCTATTGATCCTCAAAATGCTACTGCACTTTTGGCAATTGGGGATGCTTATTACGGAGCGAACAATCAAAATGATGCTTACAAAGCGTATCGTGATGCTTTTACTGCTGATCCAACTCTTTTAAGAGCAAAAATGCAGTTAGGAGTTTTATTAAAAGGAGCTAAATCTTATGATGAAGCTATTAAATCTTTCAATGAAGTTATCGCCATAAACCCAAATTATGGGCCAGTTTACAGAGAATTAGCTGAAACCTATTACAAATGGGGAAGAAACAAACCTTCTACAGCTAAAGTTAACTTGCAAAATGCAATTACAAACTACGAGAAATATTTAAGTTTGACAGACTACTCTTTAGATTCTAAAATGCGTCACGCTGATTTCCTGATCTTAGTAAAAGATTACAAAAGTTTAGAAACTGTTGCAAACAAAATGATCGCTGAGGATAAAGTAAATCCTAGAATTTTCAGATATTTAGGATATGCTGCTTATGAAAACGGTAATGTAGATGTAGCAATTAAATCTTTGGAAGATTATATTAAAGTACCAACTAATAAAGTAATCGGAAGTGATTATATGTATCTTGGATTGGCTAAAATAAAAAAAGGAACAAATGCTGCAGGTGCTGTAGACCAGGTTTCTTTTGATGCTGGTATCGCTAATATCAAAAAAGCAATTGAATTAGAACCATTAGTAGCTGAAGAACTTGGAGATTACGGTAAAGAATTATTCGGTAAAAAACAATGGGCGCAGGCTGCGGCTATATATGAGTTAAGTTCGTCTAATTCGGAATCAAAAAATTATTTGACGGATAATGTTTACTATGGTATCTCTCTTTATTATGCAAACTTAGATAAAAAAGCTGCATCACCAGAAGTTGCTGCCGATTTAGCTAAAGCAGATGCTGCTTTTGACAGAGTCTTAGTAGCTTCGCCTTCTTATGATGAAGCTTATCTTTATAAAGGAAGAATAGCTAATTTATTAGAAAAAGAAGATCAAATAGTTAAAAATTACGAAACTTATGTAGCTAATATTACCGCAAAAGGGGCTGAAGAATTAGCAAAACCTGCTACAGTTAAGAAAATTGTTGAAGCTTACAATAGTATTGGTGCAAGTTATGCTAATACTGATAAAGCAAAAGCAGTTGAATATTTTAATAAAACTTTAGTTTTAGATCCAACAAATTCTTATGCTACTCAGTCTATGAAGGCTTTAAAATAA
- a CDS encoding NAD(P)/FAD-dependent oxidoreductase, whose translation MQTSLKIAVVGSGLVGSLLAIYLKKAGHTVHVYDRSPDIRKINFSGRSINLAMSNRGWKALDGVGVGDAVREIAIPMDKRAIHLVDKLNFQNYGQEGESIYSISRGKLNRKMIDLAENAGAEFHFEQKIWDVTLSDATLHIGESERGEWEEHKFDMVFGADGAFSRIRHRMQRQSMFNYSQEFLNMGYKELNIPANADGTHKLDKNSFHIWPRGEYMLIALPNLDGSFTCTLFMPFEGENSFESLTDRKMVENFFEKNFPDSIEVIPELANDFFKNPTSTLVTMKCFPWTYEDKIALIGDACHAIVPFYGQGMNAGFEDITVLNEMIEKFGDDWKKIFTEYQISRKPNADAIAELSYRNFMEMSTKTADEKFLLQKKIEKVFSDKYPDKWIPLYSRVTFSDRPYAEALAIGDYQNGIMEEVLKLDNIENIWNTPEVENKILELLQKA comes from the coding sequence ATGCAAACTTCACTAAAAATTGCTGTTGTAGGTTCTGGATTAGTAGGATCACTTTTGGCAATTTATCTTAAAAAAGCAGGTCACACGGTTCATGTTTATGATCGCAGCCCTGATATTCGAAAAATAAATTTTTCTGGTCGTTCTATTAATCTGGCAATGTCAAACCGAGGCTGGAAAGCGCTTGATGGTGTTGGAGTGGGCGATGCAGTTCGGGAAATCGCAATTCCGATGGATAAACGAGCGATTCATTTAGTTGATAAACTCAATTTTCAGAATTACGGTCAGGAAGGTGAATCAATTTACTCCATTTCGAGAGGAAAGCTAAATAGAAAAATGATTGATTTGGCTGAAAATGCCGGTGCAGAATTTCATTTTGAACAAAAAATCTGGGACGTAACCCTAAGTGATGCAACGCTTCATATTGGCGAAAGCGAAAGAGGCGAGTGGGAAGAACATAAATTTGATATGGTTTTTGGTGCCGATGGAGCATTTTCAAGAATCCGTCACAGAATGCAGAGACAAAGTATGTTTAATTATTCTCAGGAATTTTTAAATATGGGATATAAAGAATTGAATATTCCGGCAAATGCTGATGGAACGCATAAATTGGATAAAAATTCATTTCACATTTGGCCGAGAGGCGAATATATGCTGATCGCGCTTCCTAATCTTGATGGAAGCTTTACCTGTACTTTATTTATGCCTTTTGAAGGAGAAAATTCTTTTGAATCACTTACAGATCGTAAAATGGTTGAGAATTTCTTTGAGAAAAATTTCCCGGATTCAATTGAGGTAATTCCTGAACTGGCAAATGATTTCTTTAAAAATCCAACAAGTACATTGGTAACGATGAAATGTTTTCCGTGGACTTACGAAGATAAAATTGCTTTAATTGGAGACGCTTGTCATGCGATTGTTCCGTTTTACGGACAAGGAATGAATGCAGGTTTCGAAGATATTACGGTTTTAAATGAAATGATCGAGAAATTTGGCGACGACTGGAAAAAAATCTTTACAGAATATCAAATTTCACGTAAACCAAATGCCGATGCCATTGCCGAACTTTCATACCGAAACTTCATGGAAATGAGTACCAAAACGGCAGATGAAAAATTCTTATTACAAAAGAAAATAGAAAAGGTTTTTTCAGATAAATATCCTGATAAATGGATTCCGCTTTACAGCCGGGTTACTTTTAGCGATCGTCCGTATGCCGAAGCGCTGGCAATTGGAGATTATCAAAACGGTATTATGGAAGAAGTTTTAAAGCTCGATAATATTGAAAATATATGGAACACACCAGAAGTTGAAAATAAGATTCTGGAATTGCTTCAGAAAGCCTAA
- a CDS encoding energy transducer TonB — MKLDIIKNQWLDIVFEGRNKIYGAYELRKSNSKTTIKALIIGSIIFSFAVAAPLIASFLPDSGEEDVNNDIKIATVKLPPKKKEEIKPNQPPPPPPPPKVDQVKFVKPVVAKANEVTEDPPKIEELKDKKVGNETIKGDPDAEFTVAEPVGKGPVSQVVEEDNSVYNTAGIEVKPDFPGGMDKFYKFVGNNYKTPEEEGLKGKVYVTFVVEKDGSLTDIKVLRDIGYGTGAEAIRVLKKCPKWTPGEQNGKKVRVLYSLPITIQSAE, encoded by the coding sequence ATGAAATTAGATATTATAAAAAATCAGTGGCTTGATATCGTGTTCGAAGGTCGTAATAAGATATACGGAGCATATGAGCTGAGAAAATCGAACAGTAAGACTACGATAAAAGCACTTATCATAGGTTCGATTATTTTTAGCTTCGCTGTTGCGGCTCCTCTTATTGCAAGTTTTTTACCAGATTCTGGTGAAGAAGATGTGAATAACGATATTAAAATTGCGACAGTAAAATTGCCTCCTAAGAAGAAAGAGGAGATTAAACCAAACCAACCACCACCACCACCGCCACCGCCAAAAGTGGATCAGGTGAAGTTCGTGAAACCTGTGGTTGCTAAAGCAAATGAAGTTACCGAAGATCCTCCAAAAATTGAGGAACTTAAAGATAAGAAAGTAGGTAACGAAACCATCAAAGGAGATCCGGATGCAGAATTTACTGTTGCTGAACCGGTTGGTAAAGGACCAGTTTCTCAGGTGGTAGAAGAAGATAACAGTGTATATAACACAGCTGGTATCGAAGTAAAACCTGACTTCCCTGGAGGTATGGATAAATTCTACAAATTCGTAGGAAATAACTACAAAACTCCTGAAGAAGAAGGTCTAAAAGGTAAAGTTTACGTTACTTTTGTGGTTGAAAAAGACGGTTCATTAACCGACATTAAAGTTTTAAGGGATATCGGATATGGTACAGGAGCAGAAGCAATTCGTGTTCTTAAAAAATGTCCAAAATGGACTCCTGGCGAGCAAAATGGTAAAAAAGTGAGAGTACTTTACTCTTTACCTATTACTATTCAATCTGCAGAATAA
- a CDS encoding SLATT domain-containing protein: MASFEKPQGKEHLDEDFLKELKHKIWSTKGARFAANDRLKSLSKISNICNGVLSVYLIIFGLLTVYKIYNPIEKSENLFAFSLTAVSIFQLLFSLFESSQNYLVNAREFHDCALDLSDLYNELQTFKTYKTDVSEEDKFIFCNDLQLRYQNVLRKYQNHSPIDHKKFIADNMTYYKYIKWHYWWKIYALYYIKTKLFYLLSIIVPGIILIKLILNVI, encoded by the coding sequence ATGGCAAGTTTTGAAAAGCCCCAAGGAAAAGAACATTTAGATGAAGATTTTCTCAAAGAATTAAAACATAAAATTTGGTCCACAAAAGGAGCAAGATTTGCTGCAAATGATAGATTAAAATCTTTATCCAAAATCTCTAACATTTGCAACGGAGTACTTTCCGTTTATTTAATAATCTTTGGATTATTAACAGTTTATAAAATATATAATCCTATTGAAAAATCAGAAAACCTCTTTGCATTTAGCCTTACAGCAGTTTCAATTTTTCAATTACTCTTTTCTCTATTTGAGAGCTCTCAAAACTATCTAGTAAATGCACGTGAATTTCACGATTGTGCTTTAGACCTTTCTGATTTATATAATGAATTGCAAACTTTTAAAACATACAAAACTGATGTCTCTGAAGAGGATAAATTTATTTTTTGTAATGATTTACAACTAAGATACCAAAATGTTCTTCGAAAATATCAAAATCATTCCCCCATAGATCATAAAAAATTCATAGCTGATAATATGACATATTATAAATACATAAAATGGCATTACTGGTGGAAAATATATGCTTTGTACTATATAAAAACAAAACTATTCTATCTTCTTTCTATAATAGTACCAGGAATAATTTTAATAAAATTAATATTAAACGTTATATAA
- a CDS encoding biopolymer transporter ExbD has product MAELNTGDGGGGKGGKVRSKKQNSKVDLTAMVDLAFLLITFFMLTTSLSKPQSMDLSLPDKDEDPTKNKDIKVDENRTMTVILGENNKLTYYMGLLSSPIAGPKDITYGKDGIRREVLKRKKSVLEYSASLGKPKNGIIVIIKPTKKSTYRNLVDMLDEMAIAGVDTYAIVPEFTPEEAKLADQK; this is encoded by the coding sequence ATGGCTGAATTAAATACCGGCGACGGTGGCGGCGGGAAAGGCGGCAAAGTAAGAAGCAAAAAGCAGAATTCGAAGGTAGATTTAACTGCCATGGTGGATTTGGCATTCTTATTGATTACGTTCTTTATGTTGACCACATCGTTGTCAAAACCTCAATCGATGGATTTGTCATTGCCAGATAAAGACGAAGATCCTACTAAAAATAAAGATATTAAAGTAGATGAGAATCGTACTATGACGGTAATATTGGGAGAAAACAATAAACTTACTTACTATATGGGGTTGCTATCATCTCCTATCGCAGGACCTAAAGATATTACATATGGTAAAGATGGTATTCGTAGAGAAGTTCTAAAAAGAAAAAAATCTGTTTTAGAATATTCTGCTTCATTGGGAAAACCAAAAAATGGAATTATTGTTATTATCAAACCGACAAAAAAATCAACTTATCGTAATTTAGTTGATATGTTGGATGAAATGGCAATTGCAGGAGTAGATACTTATGCAATTGTTCCTGAATTTACTCCAGAGGAGGCAAAATTGGCAGATCAAAAATAA
- a CDS encoding MotA/TolQ/ExbB proton channel family protein produces the protein MANVKVKKESTSNGGGMITGIIITACILVGVFIWKVIMGDASNFEGGNPETGHPINTLGQVYKGGFIVPVLLGMFLMVVVFSIERFIVIGKAAGKTNLDKFMKSVQGSIKEGNIEAAIASCDKQQGSVANAIKSALVKYQDVKKEGFNSEEASEVIHKEIEEATSLEMPMLEKNMTIISTLVSLGTLGGLLGTVSGMIKAFGALASAGTPDQAALATGISEALINTATGISTSILAIVSYNFFTAKIDDLTYSIDEAGTTIVNTYRRFRGSLRQ, from the coding sequence ATGGCAAACGTTAAAGTTAAAAAAGAAAGCACTTCAAATGGAGGAGGGATGATTACTGGAATCATTATCACAGCGTGTATTTTGGTTGGGGTGTTTATTTGGAAAGTAATCATGGGAGATGCTTCTAACTTCGAAGGAGGTAACCCTGAAACTGGACATCCAATCAATACATTAGGACAAGTTTATAAAGGAGGATTCATTGTACCTGTATTATTAGGTATGTTTTTAATGGTTGTTGTTTTTTCTATTGAAAGATTTATCGTTATCGGTAAAGCTGCTGGTAAAACTAACTTAGACAAATTCATGAAAAGCGTTCAAGGAAGTATTAAAGAAGGAAACATCGAGGCTGCTATCGCTTCATGTGACAAACAACAAGGTTCTGTTGCAAATGCAATTAAATCTGCTTTAGTAAAATACCAAGACGTTAAAAAAGAAGGATTCAACAGCGAAGAAGCTTCTGAAGTAATCCACAAAGAAATCGAAGAGGCAACTTCATTAGAAATGCCAATGTTAGAGAAAAACATGACTATCATCTCTACTTTAGTATCTTTAGGTACATTAGGAGGATTATTAGGAACTGTATCTGGTATGATTAAAGCGTTTGGTGCGTTAGCTTCTGCTGGTACTCCAGACCAGGCTGCTCTTGCAACAGGTATTTCTGAGGCACTTATCAACACTGCAACAGGTATCTCTACTTCTATCTTAGCAATCGTTTCTTACAACTTCTTTACTGCTAAAATTGACGATTTAACTTACTCTATCGATGAGGCTGGTACTACAATCGTGAATACTTACAGAAGATTCAGAGGAAGTTTAAGACAATAA